Proteins co-encoded in one Sparus aurata chromosome 18, fSpaAur1.1, whole genome shotgun sequence genomic window:
- the LOC115568538 gene encoding storkhead-box protein 2-like isoform X2: MRRSLNPPRGFTIKYLGDVSPISMSPISQSQFIPLGEVLLLAISAMNSAHKPVTQEALTEHLQSCFPGVPTPTEEVLHHTLSMLVRERKIYPTSDGYFIVTPQTYFITPSLIRTSSKWYHLEERSADRHQQQQHQNQQQHQQTQCISPLSGTITPSTSGVVRDRTHPKSSQNNSGGGVGDSFYNSHRGEDLPSHHTTLQRRSPKDHREAYSFPHSPQTPPQQVGGNTEKSRSTLGFSFKTDTLTKHRGGGGGGGGGGTGEVDKQASGASGTGGRKFGLKLFRLSFKKDKAKQLATFSAQFPPEEWPLRDEDAPSQLPRQVEIEIIRRINPDLTIENLARHTAVMKRLEEERAQRSKASSANQSSRSRRSGGRHRKQSQTKLSRSHSKTRVSRGEQSDASRLELADRDYRAYSSSLARSPREHAMAMERQRARLHLAHSNPNILDSSHLPVTPEWDVSGELAKRRTEMPFPEPSHGPSAHHSKVHRSHSHTQERKSRNERSDKAKERSRSMDNSKGPLGAGLIGPPDYYDDRSRYYTDDGTLRTNQSSSHYSRATPPAAKLPVDTLGLDDGRSLEKSKNRESLPAYSPKPLSTSGPPDDYFHYTGFPEAVLTVANPLGTLGKSSHDGLKLGSNDRQTDRLTPHPLENKEDFSKVGPKGGSLPPIPLSTPDLPLPNGRPPHSASSGQEKRKEIFSKDTLFKPPPSLPLSGYSSLRKPSALASSTLSFSCDALDSQEAFDAPKPLVATPPAHPQGLEPMTTAAEASFDYYNVSDDDELEEGGTKGRGEDEKAGGGIVGMGGGGAGTMQWLLEREKERDLQRRFERTLTFPGAKENLPEPSQNQQSAHSARLDSMDSSSVTVDSGFNSPRTRESLASNTSSIVESNRRQNLALSPGHLGITSGNGPPFSFRTIPEPASTQPEKLQKPSACLASITSV, translated from the exons GTGATGTGTCGCCCATCAGTATGTCCCCCATCAGCCAGTCGCAGTTCATCCCTTTGGGTGAGGTATTGCTTTTGGCTATCTCTGCTATGAACTCCGCCCATAAGCCTGTCACTCAGGAGGCCCTCACTGAACACCTGCAGTCATGTTTTCCAG GTGTTCCCACACCAACGGAGGAGGTTCTGCACCATACATTAAGCATGCTGGTCCGTGAGCGGAAGATATACCCAACATCTGACGGATATTTCATTGTAACCCCTCAGACTTACTTCATCACTCCAAGTCTTATCCGAACCAGCTCTAAGTGGTACCACTTAGAAGAACGATCCGCTGACCGACAccaacagcagcaacatcagaaccaacagcagCATCAACAGACACAGTgcatctcccctctctctggCACTATCACCCCATCCACTTCTGGAGTTGTGCGAGATCGAACACACCCAAAATCCAGCCAAAACAACAGTGGGGGAGGCGTTGGGGATTCTTTTTATAACAGTCACCGTGGAGAGGATCTCCCTAGCCACCATACAACACTGCAGCGCCGATCCCCCAAAGACCACCGGGAGGCATACTCATTCCCACACTCTCCACAAACACCTCCTCAGCAAGTAggaggcaacactgaaaagagtcGCAGCACCCTCGGGTTCTCTTTCAAGACGGACACACTTACCAAGCACCGAGGAGGGGgcggtgggggaggaggaggaggaactggaGAGGTAGACAAACAAGCAAGTGGAGCAAGTGGCACAGGAGGTCGGAAATTTGGTTTGAAACTGTTCCGTCTGAGCTTTAAAAAGGACAAGGCAAAGCAGCTGGCCACCTTCTCTGCACAGTTCCCCCCTGAGGAGTGGCCTCTCCGTGATGAGGACGCACCAAGCCAGCTGCCACGCCAGGTAGAGATAGAGATCATCCGCAGAATTAATCCTGACCTTACCATTGAGAATCTCGCCCGGCACACAGCAGTCATGAAGCGTCTTGAAGAAGAGCGTGCCCAGAGGAGCAAAGCGtcgtcagccaatcagagctctaGGAGCAGAAGAAGTGGGGGTAGACACAGGAAGCAGTCTCAGACCAAACTTAGCCGCTCACATAGCAAGACAAGGGTGTCCCGTGGTGAGCAAAGCGACGCTTCCCGCCTGGAGCTGGCTGACAGGGACTACAGAGCCTACTCATCATCACTGGCTCGGTCACCGAGAGAACATGCTATGGCCATGGAGCGACAGCGGGCCCGGCTACATCTGGCACACAGCAACCCCAACATCCTTGACTCCTCCCACTTGCCTGTGACCCCTGAGTGGGATGTGTCCGGAGAGCTTGCCAAGCGGCGCACAGAAATGCCTTTTCCCGAGCCAAGCCATGGCCCATCAGCCCACCACTCCAAAGTCCACCGCTCACACTCCCACACCCAGGAGAGGAAGTCCAGGAATGAACGCAGTGATAAGGCCAAGGAACGTTCCAGATCCATGGACAATTCTAAAGGACCACTTGGAGCTGGGTTGATTGGACCACCTGATTATTATGATGACCGCAGCCGTTACTATACTGATGATGGCACCCTGCGAACCAATCAGAGCTCTTCTCACTACTCACGTGCCACACCCCCTGCAGCTAAGCTGCCTGTGGATACTCTGGGGTTGGATGATGGCAGGAGCTTAGAAAAGAGTAAGAACAGGGAAAGCTTGCCGGCATATTCACCCAAACCCCTGTCCACCTCTGGCCCTCCTGATGATTACTTCCACTATACAGGATTCCCCGAAGCTGTTCTCACAGTAGCAAACCCACTAGGAACTCTGGGCAAAAGTAGCCACGATGGATTGAAATTAGGCAGCAATGATAGgcaaacagacagactgacaccCCATCCCCTGGAAAATAAGGAGGACTTCTCAAAAGTGGGACCTAAGGGTGGCAGCCTGCCTCCAATACCTCTCTCCACCCCTGACCTCCCCCTTCCTAATGGACGACCTCCCCACAGTGCCTCCTCAGGTCAGGAGAAACGTAAGGAGATATTTAGTAAGGACACACTTTTCAAACCTCCTCCAAGCCTCCCATTGTCTGGCTACAGCTCTCTGAGGAAACCCTCGGCCCTCGCCTCCAgtactttgtccttttcctgCGATGCACTTGATTCCCAAGAGGCCTTTGATGCTCCAAAACCTCTGGTGGCCACACCACCTGCTCACCCACAGGGGCTTGAACCCATGACCACCGCTGCAGAGGCCTCTTTTGACTACTACAATGTGTCAGATGACGATGAACTTGAGGAGGGGGGGACTAAAGGTCgaggagaggatgagaaggCTGGAGGAGGCATTGTTGGGATGGGAGGTGGTGGAGCAGGGACCATGCAGTGGCtgttggagagagagaaggagagggatcTACAAAGAAGGTTTGAAAGAACCCTCACCTTCCCTGGTGCTAAAGAGAACCTTCCAGAGCCCAGTCAGAACCAGCAGTCAGCCCACTCCGCTAGACTGGACAGTATGGATTCTAGCTCCGTCACTGTTGACAGTGGATTCAACTCACCACG AACAAGAGAGAGCCTGGCGTCGAACACCTCATCTATAGTGGAAAGTAACCGTCGACAGAACCTTGCGCTGAGCCCTGGCCATCTAGGCATAACATCTGGCAATGGTCCCCCCTTCTCCTTCCGCACCATCCCAGAACCTGCCAGCACCCAACCTGAGAAACTCCAGAAGCCTAGCGCCTGCCTTGCGTCAATCACCAGCGTCTAG
- the LOC115568538 gene encoding storkhead-box protein 2-like isoform X3, with amino-acid sequence MSPISQSQFIPLGEVLLLAISAMNSAHKPVTQEALTEHLQSCFPGVPTPTEEVLHHTLSMLVRERKIYPTSDGYFIVTPQTYFITPSLIRTSSKWYHLEERSADRHQQQQHQNQQQHQQTQCISPLSGTITPSTSGVVRDRTHPKSSQNNSGGGVGDSFYNSHRGEDLPSHHTTLQRRSPKDHREAYSFPHSPQTPPQQVGGNTEKSRSTLGFSFKTDTLTKHRGGGGGGGGGGTGEVDKQASGASGTGGRKFGLKLFRLSFKKDKAKQLATFSAQFPPEEWPLRDEDAPSQLPRQVEIEIIRRINPDLTIENLARHTAVMKRLEEERAQRSKASSANQSSRSRRSGGRHRKQSQTKLSRSHSKTRVSRGEQSDASRLELADRDYRAYSSSLARSPREHAMAMERQRARLHLAHSNPNILDSSHLPVTPEWDVSGELAKRRTEMPFPEPSHGPSAHHSKVHRSHSHTQERKSRNERSDKAKERSRSMDNSKGPLGAGLIGPPDYYDDRSRYYTDDGTLRTNQSSSHYSRATPPAAKLPVDTLGLDDGRSLEKSKNRESLPAYSPKPLSTSGPPDDYFHYTGFPEAVLTVANPLGTLGKSSHDGLKLGSNDRQTDRLTPHPLENKEDFSKVGPKGGSLPPIPLSTPDLPLPNGRPPHSASSGQEKRKEIFSKDTLFKPPPSLPLSGYSSLRKPSALASSTLSFSCDALDSQEAFDAPKPLVATPPAHPQGLEPMTTAAEASFDYYNVSDDDELEEGGTKGRGEDEKAGGGIVGMGGGGAGTMQWLLEREKERDLQRRFERTLTFPGAKENLPEPSQNQQSAHSARLDSMDSSSVTVDSGFNSPRTRESLASNTSSIVESNRRQNLALSPGHLGITSGNGPPFSFRTIPEPASTQPEKLQKPSACLASITSV; translated from the exons ATGTCCCCCATCAGCCAGTCGCAGTTCATCCCTTTGGGTGAGGTATTGCTTTTGGCTATCTCTGCTATGAACTCCGCCCATAAGCCTGTCACTCAGGAGGCCCTCACTGAACACCTGCAGTCATGTTTTCCAG GTGTTCCCACACCAACGGAGGAGGTTCTGCACCATACATTAAGCATGCTGGTCCGTGAGCGGAAGATATACCCAACATCTGACGGATATTTCATTGTAACCCCTCAGACTTACTTCATCACTCCAAGTCTTATCCGAACCAGCTCTAAGTGGTACCACTTAGAAGAACGATCCGCTGACCGACAccaacagcagcaacatcagaaccaacagcagCATCAACAGACACAGTgcatctcccctctctctggCACTATCACCCCATCCACTTCTGGAGTTGTGCGAGATCGAACACACCCAAAATCCAGCCAAAACAACAGTGGGGGAGGCGTTGGGGATTCTTTTTATAACAGTCACCGTGGAGAGGATCTCCCTAGCCACCATACAACACTGCAGCGCCGATCCCCCAAAGACCACCGGGAGGCATACTCATTCCCACACTCTCCACAAACACCTCCTCAGCAAGTAggaggcaacactgaaaagagtcGCAGCACCCTCGGGTTCTCTTTCAAGACGGACACACTTACCAAGCACCGAGGAGGGGgcggtgggggaggaggaggaggaactggaGAGGTAGACAAACAAGCAAGTGGAGCAAGTGGCACAGGAGGTCGGAAATTTGGTTTGAAACTGTTCCGTCTGAGCTTTAAAAAGGACAAGGCAAAGCAGCTGGCCACCTTCTCTGCACAGTTCCCCCCTGAGGAGTGGCCTCTCCGTGATGAGGACGCACCAAGCCAGCTGCCACGCCAGGTAGAGATAGAGATCATCCGCAGAATTAATCCTGACCTTACCATTGAGAATCTCGCCCGGCACACAGCAGTCATGAAGCGTCTTGAAGAAGAGCGTGCCCAGAGGAGCAAAGCGtcgtcagccaatcagagctctaGGAGCAGAAGAAGTGGGGGTAGACACAGGAAGCAGTCTCAGACCAAACTTAGCCGCTCACATAGCAAGACAAGGGTGTCCCGTGGTGAGCAAAGCGACGCTTCCCGCCTGGAGCTGGCTGACAGGGACTACAGAGCCTACTCATCATCACTGGCTCGGTCACCGAGAGAACATGCTATGGCCATGGAGCGACAGCGGGCCCGGCTACATCTGGCACACAGCAACCCCAACATCCTTGACTCCTCCCACTTGCCTGTGACCCCTGAGTGGGATGTGTCCGGAGAGCTTGCCAAGCGGCGCACAGAAATGCCTTTTCCCGAGCCAAGCCATGGCCCATCAGCCCACCACTCCAAAGTCCACCGCTCACACTCCCACACCCAGGAGAGGAAGTCCAGGAATGAACGCAGTGATAAGGCCAAGGAACGTTCCAGATCCATGGACAATTCTAAAGGACCACTTGGAGCTGGGTTGATTGGACCACCTGATTATTATGATGACCGCAGCCGTTACTATACTGATGATGGCACCCTGCGAACCAATCAGAGCTCTTCTCACTACTCACGTGCCACACCCCCTGCAGCTAAGCTGCCTGTGGATACTCTGGGGTTGGATGATGGCAGGAGCTTAGAAAAGAGTAAGAACAGGGAAAGCTTGCCGGCATATTCACCCAAACCCCTGTCCACCTCTGGCCCTCCTGATGATTACTTCCACTATACAGGATTCCCCGAAGCTGTTCTCACAGTAGCAAACCCACTAGGAACTCTGGGCAAAAGTAGCCACGATGGATTGAAATTAGGCAGCAATGATAGgcaaacagacagactgacaccCCATCCCCTGGAAAATAAGGAGGACTTCTCAAAAGTGGGACCTAAGGGTGGCAGCCTGCCTCCAATACCTCTCTCCACCCCTGACCTCCCCCTTCCTAATGGACGACCTCCCCACAGTGCCTCCTCAGGTCAGGAGAAACGTAAGGAGATATTTAGTAAGGACACACTTTTCAAACCTCCTCCAAGCCTCCCATTGTCTGGCTACAGCTCTCTGAGGAAACCCTCGGCCCTCGCCTCCAgtactttgtccttttcctgCGATGCACTTGATTCCCAAGAGGCCTTTGATGCTCCAAAACCTCTGGTGGCCACACCACCTGCTCACCCACAGGGGCTTGAACCCATGACCACCGCTGCAGAGGCCTCTTTTGACTACTACAATGTGTCAGATGACGATGAACTTGAGGAGGGGGGGACTAAAGGTCgaggagaggatgagaaggCTGGAGGAGGCATTGTTGGGATGGGAGGTGGTGGAGCAGGGACCATGCAGTGGCtgttggagagagagaaggagagggatcTACAAAGAAGGTTTGAAAGAACCCTCACCTTCCCTGGTGCTAAAGAGAACCTTCCAGAGCCCAGTCAGAACCAGCAGTCAGCCCACTCCGCTAGACTGGACAGTATGGATTCTAGCTCCGTCACTGTTGACAGTGGATTCAACTCACCACG AACAAGAGAGAGCCTGGCGTCGAACACCTCATCTATAGTGGAAAGTAACCGTCGACAGAACCTTGCGCTGAGCCCTGGCCATCTAGGCATAACATCTGGCAATGGTCCCCCCTTCTCCTTCCGCACCATCCCAGAACCTGCCAGCACCCAACCTGAGAAACTCCAGAAGCCTAGCGCCTGCCTTGCGTCAATCACCAGCGTCTAG